The DNA region CCAATTTTTCCGGAACTCTTCTCGAAAGTAACTGCCTCAAAATCACCTGGTCGCCATGTTCCGTTAAAGGTTGGCTCCGTCGGACCGTAAATTCTAAAATAGGTAAACCATCCACGCCCAGGAACCGTTTGAATCCAAAAATCCTCTTTACCGGCAGGGGCCGTGGGCCCAAAATACAAGGTCACTTCTTTCGCATCCGATGGAATATTCTTAAGTTCAAATAAGGAACGTAATGCCGCTTTTCCCTGTGAAGCCTGCACCTGGCTTCTGGTTTTTGCATCATACACCGTGACCGACCAAAACAGCTTACCAGGAACTGGATAAGGAACTTTCAGCTGATAGGATCTGCCGCCTTCCAAGTATTGGCCTTTATTATCCCGTAGACCCAGCCAATAAAGTGAACCTGCTCCGGGTTTACGACTGAACATTGCCGGAGAAGCCACGATCGCTTGGGCAAACCATCTTTCCCGTGCCTGCAAATCCATTCCTGAAGATGTCATAAAGTCGCCATTTTCAGAGACGTAGCTTGCCCACTCCCATTTACGATCCTTCCAAGTGATGCGTTCAGGCCGCTTATCACCGAAAGTCGTTACGATCAGTTGATCACGACCATTTTTTGCAGCTCTTTCCAAAATGGATTTCATGCGCGCATCGGGCTTGAACTCTTTTCCCTTAGCAATTCCCAGATTTTCCAACACACCATACATTGCGGTTTGTTCTGGATTTACAGGTTCTTCGTTAATCACCTTGTGCAAGGCTGTCCAATACTGAAAGTTGTCTTCCCAAGACAAGGCGGAGACATCAATCTTGCGATCAGTGACGTCGAACATCGTCACTATTTTTTCAGAGTTCAAAAGATGAATTTTTATCTTCTTCATCTCCGCCATCGCTTTGTTCACATCACCATCTGAAGGTAACGAGCGAATCGCCACCAGAATCTTGTTCGTGGCAGACCTTCCCACCTGATACCCATCAGGTACTTTTCCATTGTATCCGGGCGGAAGAATCAAGTGCTTGCCACCTTTCCCTTTATTTGGTCCCGGCAAACCGATATCCATAATCCATTTTTGATTGCGATCGTTAACCAAACCTACGAATTGTCCCGGCGGCACTTCGACCACCACAGGTCCCGCCGACAAATCCATATTTGCTCCACCATACGGAGTATCAGAGTTCAGGGTAAGTCCTACGTGACGCGGCTGCGCAGCCACAATGAACATACTTTGATTGTCTTTGGCGCCCGCGGCACGCGAGCCATTGAAAATTCCTTCAACCGAAACCGTGGGATACCAAAAACGATACGCCGTCAAAGCACGTTGATAATCCTGCTCGTCCAAAATGCTTTGGGCGGATTTTTCGACCGGAAATCCATTGGATTGTATGATACTTGTATCGGCATTCTTCGCCCACCCCAAAGAGACGGACAAAAGCAGGGCAGAGATTGCAATTGCGGGCATTCGCATAGATTCTCCATTCAAGAATTGTTTTGATAATTCTATCCTGCCAAGACTTACCTACACAGAAATACCGCGCCTATTGCGCAATTACAGACGGAAATAATTTGACTGTGTTTTACAAAAAAAAGGGCTCACACGCGGAGCCCTTTTCCAATGCAAACTTCGACTATTTATACGTTCCCGCAACAATGCCAGTAGACAAATCAATATGCACAACGTGGGCTTTTTCTCCGAATTTAGCTTTAATTTTTTGCCAAAGTAGAAAGCTGGTTACGAACCCATTTACGAATCATAGGATACTCTTCCTCTTCCAGCGTATGCTTCTTATCCATTTCGATCCATTCAACCTTCAGTCCCGCCGATTTCAATTTATCCACACCATACTTGGTTTCAGGCAATGGAAGAACATCGTCAGCGTGACCGTGAGTAAACAACCAAGGAGTCTTTAAGGAATCATCCGCAAGATTGTTTTTCCAACGAGGGTAGAAGTTGAAATAACCGCTGATACCAACCACACCACCCAGTTGCTTGGGGTAGTTCAATCCCACATCCGCACTGATCAGGCAACCCTGGGAAAAGCCAAAGAAGAAGATATTTTCGCTCTTCCATCCCTGCTGTTCCAGATCGTTTAACAGACTGAAAAGCTTTTCGCGGATTTTCAAAACACCATTGGCCTGAAATGGGGGTTCGCCATACCAGGTGTAACCTGTCAAAAATTTGCGAGGCGCATTCAATAACAGGTAGTTCATCTCAGGGATGTTCAGTTCATTATCAAATGAGCGGAACGGACGTATGCTGTCGCCGCGCCCGTGCAACACGATCATCAGATAGTCTGATTTCTTTTTTGCCGGAATGAATTTGTGCTTAAAAAGATCGGTTGTAATCATTAATTCACCCCAGCAATGGCTTTAGAACAGAATAAAATTTGACGGGCCTTATTCAGCTGAACATCTTCGTTCGCCATGCCGTCTTCTGTATCCAAGCAATCCTTGCTGGAGATCAAACTTTTCAAGGAACGCACATGGCGTTCAGGGGCCATCAGTGGGTTTACAAACTGATCTTCCTCGCGGTCCATGGAGATATGGTCGAAGTTCACTGCCACATCAGGCTCCAAGCCCTTCATTTGTGGCGAACGACCCGATGGAAGATAGTAGAATCCCTTGGTTTCAAATAATGCGATTTTTTTATTCTGAGTCCAATACTCGCCCTCTTGGAAAGAGCCCTTACCGAAAGTTCTTTCTCCAACCAGAACTGCGCGATTCAAGTCACGCAAAGCACCCGCCACGATTTCCGCAGCACTGGCCGATCCCGCGTTAATCAGGACCGCCACCGGTTTATCAAAAACCTTGGACTCGCCACCGTAATAGATTTCAGATCTTTTTGCCTGATCCAGGTAACGGATATCAAAAATCTTTTTATCAGCGCCAACGAAAAGGCTCGCGATACATGCCGCCTCTTCCATTTGTCCGCCTGGATTGTCGCGCAAATCGAATAGCAAGCCACGAACCTGAGCTTTATTAACGACGTCCAGAGCGACTTTCATTTTGTCGCAGGAACCCTTGGCGAACTTATTTAACCCGATAACTGCGATAGGCTTGATGCCATCAATAACCTGAGTCGTCAGCGTCGCCACGACGACTTCGCTACGCTGAAGTTTTTTACGGATTCTTTCCCCGTTACGGGAAACAAAAATAGTGACTTTGCTGCCTTCATTGCCTTTTAAAAGCTCATTCACACGAGCTTGCAACAATGCTTGCACCGGCTTGCCGTCGATTTTCAAAATGATATCACCGCGCTTCAATCCTGCGCGATCCGCGGCACTGCCCACCAGAACTTTGCGAATAACATAAGCTCCATCAGCACGGCCGACTTGCACACCTGCTGTCGTCAAACGATTGTCAGCACGGGAAACGACTTCTTTAAACATGGCCACTGGCATCAGGTAAGTATGGGGGTCACGGAAAATCGAAATAAATCCATTCAAACCGACACCCACCATCAATGAACTTTGATTTTCGGGAATGTGATTTTCTTTTAGATCCTTCCAGACATTCATGAAGGAGAACTTTGTCGCCACTTCTGTTTGTTCGGTGAAAAACTGCCTCCAGATGGCAATTTGCTTTTTCTCCGTGGAGAAATCCTGGGATAGCCCCTCACTCACCGGATGGATATTTCCAGTGGTTTCAACAGTCAGATTAAAACGATTGGCGATAGAAACCACGGCATTGGCACAGGCCAAAAAGTAACGCTCAGAGCTAGCACAAGTGTCAGGCCCCAGAAGATCTTCCAAAGACTGCGCCTGCAAACCCGTCTCAGCCCAATAGCTATCCACGGATTTAACTGGAGCAACAGCAGGCGACTGGAGACGCGACCAGTACAGACTGCCCCCTAGGACAGCCACGCTCAATGATGCAAATAAGAATCTACGTGTACTCAATAACACCCCATGCCTCCCGACAAGGTCCGCACCAATGTGCTCCACCGAAGGTTCCTCAAAGCAACGTCCATGCCTGCTCAGCTGCAATTGGTTGCATTATAGGGGGCGTTTTTTGAACTAATTGCAGGTTTGGACAGAGCTTCCACAGGGGCTTTTTCTTGTGTATCCCGAAGCGCTGTAATAGGGTGAAAACACTATGATTATTGTAACAGGCGCAAACGGTTTTATTGGCAGCGTGATGGTGTGGCAACTCAATGAAAAAGGGTTCTCTGACATCATCGCCGTGGACACAGTTGATCTTCAAAAACGCAATCTTCTGCGTAAACGTGTTTATTCCAAATTTCTTCACAAAGACGATCTTTGGGCTTTCCTTGAAACACCTGAAGCCAAATCCAAAGTGACTTGGATTGTTCACATGGGCGCTTGTTCCTCCACCACAGAAACCAACAA from Bdellovibrio sp. GT3 includes:
- a CDS encoding S41 family peptidase, whose amino-acid sequence is MLLSTRRFLFASLSVAVLGGSLYWSRLQSPAVAPVKSVDSYWAETGLQAQSLEDLLGPDTCASSERYFLACANAVVSIANRFNLTVETTGNIHPVSEGLSQDFSTEKKQIAIWRQFFTEQTEVATKFSFMNVWKDLKENHIPENQSSLMVGVGLNGFISIFRDPHTYLMPVAMFKEVVSRADNRLTTAGVQVGRADGAYVIRKVLVGSAADRAGLKRGDIILKIDGKPVQALLQARVNELLKGNEGSKVTIFVSRNGERIRKKLQRSEVVVATLTTQVIDGIKPIAVIGLNKFAKGSCDKMKVALDVVNKAQVRGLLFDLRDNPGGQMEEAACIASLFVGADKKIFDIRYLDQAKRSEIYYGGESKVFDKPVAVLINAGSASAAEIVAGALRDLNRAVLVGERTFGKGSFQEGEYWTQNKKIALFETKGFYYLPSGRSPQMKGLEPDVAVNFDHISMDREEDQFVNPLMAPERHVRSLKSLISSKDCLDTEDGMANEDVQLNKARQILFCSKAIAGVN
- a CDS encoding DUF1254 domain-containing protein, coding for MRMPAIAISALLLSVSLGWAKNADTSIIQSNGFPVEKSAQSILDEQDYQRALTAYRFWYPTVSVEGIFNGSRAAGAKDNQSMFIVAAQPRHVGLTLNSDTPYGGANMDLSAGPVVVEVPPGQFVGLVNDRNQKWIMDIGLPGPNKGKGGKHLILPPGYNGKVPDGYQVGRSATNKILVAIRSLPSDGDVNKAMAEMKKIKIHLLNSEKIVTMFDVTDRKIDVSALSWEDNFQYWTALHKVINEEPVNPEQTAMYGVLENLGIAKGKEFKPDARMKSILERAAKNGRDQLIVTTFGDKRPERITWKDRKWEWASYVSENGDFMTSSGMDLQARERWFAQAIVASPAMFSRKPGAGSLYWLGLRDNKGQYLEGGRSYQLKVPYPVPGKLFWSVTVYDAKTRSQVQASQGKAALRSLFELKNIPSDAKEVTLYFGPTAPAGKEDFWIQTVPGRGWFTYFRIYGPTEPTFNGTWRPGDFEAVTFEKSSGKIGMNH
- a CDS encoding alpha/beta hydrolase — its product is MITTDLFKHKFIPAKKKSDYLMIVLHGRGDSIRPFRSFDNELNIPEMNYLLLNAPRKFLTGYTWYGEPPFQANGVLKIREKLFSLLNDLEQQGWKSENIFFFGFSQGCLISADVGLNYPKQLGGVVGISGYFNFYPRWKNNLADDSLKTPWLFTHGHADDVLPLPETKYGVDKLKSAGLKVEWIEMDKKHTLEEEEYPMIRKWVRNQLSTLAKN